Proteins encoded by one window of Streptomyces sp. NBC_01477:
- a CDS encoding DUF6907 domain-containing protein, whose translation MNKALTWTIATTTGDTVTGYLPTWADDDPTATDVPPDQLPVSLADVSHRADFDGQFLGVHNPASPNGDTEGTEQRVLWGVLVCDPYAEDPDPRVPVVNVAIVDDYWINHLDPDGLAEVVAKLRAQADRLDHEIRPQLVAARADWAARRTA comes from the coding sequence GTGAACAAGGCCCTGACCTGGACCATAGCCACGACGACCGGTGACACGGTCACCGGCTATCTGCCGACCTGGGCGGACGACGATCCGACCGCCACGGACGTACCCCCCGATCAACTCCCCGTCTCGCTCGCCGACGTCAGCCACCGGGCCGACTTCGACGGCCAATTCCTCGGCGTCCACAACCCCGCGTCGCCGAACGGTGACACCGAGGGGACAGAGCAGCGTGTCCTGTGGGGCGTTCTGGTCTGCGACCCCTACGCCGAAGATCCGGACCCCCGTGTACCGGTCGTCAACGTGGCGATCGTTGACGACTACTGGATCAATCACCTCGACCCGGACGGCCTCGCCGAGGTCGTCGCCAAGCTACGAGCCCAGGCGGACCGCCTCGACCACGAGATACGTCCCCAACTCGTCGCCGCCCGAGCCGATTGGGCTGCTCGCCGCACGGCCTGA
- a CDS encoding FkbM family methyltransferase: MSSPTSEALVTLGRWYVRNAPGALGAGALAGRYLNPRLRDEPRKRVTETAVGASFAVDTQDLIQRYLYLFGVWEPRMTQWLRRRLKPGDTFVDVGANIGYFSVLASGLVGPQGRVVAIEASQDFTRRLAQNAALNGCENIRIAQTAVSDKQQTLTFILSSSANMGANSIVPWEGPVESTFDIEAFPLPDVLEEDEIATARVVKVDVEGAEGSVVRGMAPLLDRLRPDAEVTVEVTPDRMAQLGESVKELLDTMRGHGFHVYRLANEYAAATYPTALRGPAAVPIRWRGPVDGESDLIFSRVDAETLP, translated from the coding sequence ATGAGCAGCCCCACATCAGAGGCCCTGGTCACGCTCGGGCGGTGGTACGTGCGCAACGCGCCCGGGGCGCTCGGCGCGGGGGCGCTGGCCGGCCGCTACCTCAATCCGCGACTCCGCGACGAGCCGCGGAAGCGGGTGACCGAGACCGCAGTCGGCGCGAGCTTCGCCGTCGATACGCAGGACCTCATCCAGCGGTACCTGTACCTGTTCGGGGTGTGGGAGCCGCGGATGACGCAGTGGCTCCGGCGCCGGCTCAAGCCCGGGGACACTTTCGTGGACGTCGGCGCCAACATCGGCTATTTCAGCGTGCTGGCCTCCGGGCTGGTCGGCCCGCAAGGACGGGTCGTCGCGATCGAGGCGTCACAGGATTTCACGCGGCGGCTGGCGCAGAACGCCGCCCTCAACGGCTGCGAGAACATCCGCATCGCCCAGACCGCGGTCTCCGACAAGCAGCAGACGCTGACCTTCATCCTCTCCAGCTCCGCGAACATGGGCGCGAACAGCATCGTCCCGTGGGAGGGGCCGGTGGAGTCGACCTTCGACATAGAGGCCTTCCCGCTGCCGGACGTGCTCGAAGAGGACGAGATCGCCACGGCCCGCGTCGTCAAGGTGGATGTCGAGGGCGCGGAGGGCAGCGTCGTACGCGGCATGGCCCCACTGCTGGACCGGCTACGCCCCGACGCCGAGGTCACCGTCGAGGTCACCCCCGACCGTATGGCGCAACTCGGCGAATCGGTGAAAGAGCTGCTGGACACGATGCGGGGACACGGCTTCCACGTCTACCGGCTGGCCAATGAGTACGCGGCAGCTACGTATCCAACAGCCCTGCGCGGGCCGGCCGCGGTACCGATCCGCTGGCGCGGGCCGGTCGACGGCGAGAGCGACCTCATCTTCTCGCGGGTCGACGCCGAGACGCTGCCGTAA
- the casA gene encoding type I-E CRISPR-associated protein Cse1/CasA: protein MSNMPVTVNHTSFSAAFDGLSVAARRAWGKHDRKTDGWLPLRQHMADSGAVAGKLWDEWLPGNIKGLIGEALPDGTDDGRRIVVWLAAVHDAGKATPAFACQVESLADAMRGVGLEMPYQKQFGESRKLAPHGLAGQLLIQEWLSERHGWSARISGQFAIVAGGHHGVPPGHQRIHDLLLHPELLRTPGTSEATWKGLQFELLDACARAAGVEGRFWSWKAVKLPQPVQVALTAIVILSDWIASSAELFPYASLDGKGRGSAEERLAAAWRGLDLPAAWAPEEPNGTAAELFAARFDLPAGAAIRPVQEEAVRLAREMDPVGLLIIEAPMGEGKTEAALAAAEILAARTGAGGCLVALPTRATGDAMFARLLKWLDRLPDDGPRSVFLAHAKAALNDAWAGLVRRGNRTIAAVDADGPQNVSAPGTRVRINPSGLQAHQWLRGRKKGMLASFSVGTIDQVLFASLKSRHLALRHLALAGKVVVIDEVHAYDAYMSSYLERVLEWLAAYRVPVILLSATLPAPRRRALAQAYAGEGVAVGGVSEDAYPLLTAVSRDGGVREVRPAAASGRRADIQLQSIDDDLTTLVLRLEAELADGGCALVVRNTVDRVLSAAERLQDRFGKDRVTVLHSRFLAADRAAKDAELLAVFGPNGRRPEGAHIVVASQVVEQSLDIDFDLLVTDLAPVDLMLQRMGRLHRHPRTRPSRLRTPRCLVTGTDWSGDPPEPIRGSTGIYGGSYLLLRALAVLRPHLEGRPLRIPEDISPLVQAAYGEGQVGPGEWAAALGESRTAYRELLAGKRERAEVFRLGPVRRAGRPVIGWVDAGVGDADDTREGRAQVRDSEESVEVLVIQRRRDGTLSTVPWLDKGRGGLDLPEHAPPSPKAAGAVAASALTLPWHFSKPWVIDRTIAELERFQIDAWQVKECPWLAGELLLVLDEDCQTRLSGFDIRYSRSDGLMVTPVGAPHTRVVDRVSSFDLVSRPWLPVQRQDGTTVELSLRDVFAEAGRLRRLVGDVPTQEFALLRLLLAILHDAVDGPPEIEDWGELWESDDAFGAVPGYLERHRDRFDLLHPRHPFFQVADLHTEKDEVGPLNRIVADVPNGDPFFSMRQPGPERLTFAEAARWLVHAHAFDLSGIKSGAVGDPRVKGGKGYPQGVGWAGNLGGVFAEGATLRETLLLNLIAGDNDFLQAEKDDRPAWRRPPSGPEPIGADPDEPRPSGPRDLYTWQSRRVRLHATDDGVTGAVLAYGDALAPHNKHGREAMTGWRRSAPQEKKLGLPKVFMPRQHDPARAAWRGLAALLGDQGRQRESPEQRQDTERSLPPGIVEWISRLAVEDYLPQQSLIRTRIVGAKYGTQQSVIDEIVDDAVLLPVVVLHEERPLYGRAAVDAVADADAAVTALGHLAGNLARAVGTEPGPATDTARDLGFAALDGPYRRWLSGLGRSSDPLRSRGDWQETVSETVRGLGRQLLDSAGPAAGEGRLSEMPDGSTRWVNDAQADLWFRMRLNVVLPEATARRAATSGFAAQTPDDEATEPPQ, encoded by the coding sequence ATGTCGAATATGCCAGTGACCGTGAACCACACCTCCTTTAGCGCAGCCTTCGACGGGCTGTCCGTGGCCGCGCGGCGGGCGTGGGGGAAGCACGACAGGAAGACGGATGGGTGGCTGCCGCTCAGGCAGCACATGGCGGACAGCGGTGCGGTCGCGGGGAAGCTGTGGGACGAGTGGCTGCCGGGCAACATCAAGGGGCTCATCGGCGAGGCGTTGCCTGACGGGACGGATGACGGGCGGCGGATCGTCGTCTGGTTGGCGGCTGTGCACGATGCAGGGAAGGCGACCCCGGCGTTCGCCTGTCAGGTGGAATCCCTCGCGGACGCGATGCGCGGGGTCGGGCTTGAGATGCCGTATCAGAAGCAGTTCGGCGAAAGCCGGAAGTTGGCACCGCACGGGCTGGCCGGGCAACTGCTCATCCAGGAGTGGTTGTCGGAGCGCCACGGATGGTCCGCAAGGATCAGCGGGCAGTTCGCGATCGTCGCCGGCGGCCACCACGGTGTACCCCCTGGGCACCAGAGGATTCATGACTTGCTGCTGCACCCGGAGTTGCTACGGACTCCGGGTACGAGCGAGGCTACGTGGAAAGGCCTCCAGTTCGAGTTGCTGGACGCGTGCGCGCGGGCAGCGGGAGTCGAGGGACGGTTCTGGTCGTGGAAGGCGGTGAAGCTCCCGCAGCCGGTTCAAGTGGCGCTCACGGCCATAGTGATCCTCTCCGACTGGATCGCGAGTTCCGCCGAGCTCTTCCCCTACGCATCCCTGGATGGGAAGGGCAGGGGCTCGGCCGAGGAGCGGCTGGCCGCGGCCTGGAGGGGGCTTGACCTCCCGGCGGCCTGGGCGCCCGAAGAGCCCAACGGCACAGCCGCGGAGTTGTTCGCGGCTCGGTTCGATCTCCCGGCAGGTGCTGCCATCAGGCCGGTGCAGGAAGAGGCTGTGCGGCTCGCCCGGGAGATGGACCCCGTGGGCCTGCTGATCATCGAGGCGCCGATGGGTGAAGGCAAGACGGAGGCCGCGCTCGCTGCCGCGGAGATCCTGGCCGCGCGTACGGGCGCGGGCGGCTGCCTGGTGGCGCTGCCGACGCGGGCGACCGGCGACGCGATGTTCGCCCGCCTGCTCAAGTGGCTCGACCGCCTCCCGGACGACGGCCCGCGCTCCGTGTTCCTGGCGCACGCCAAGGCTGCGCTGAACGACGCATGGGCGGGATTGGTACGCAGAGGCAACCGTACGATCGCGGCTGTCGACGCGGACGGACCGCAGAACGTGTCCGCTCCCGGCACGAGAGTACGGATCAACCCGTCGGGCCTGCAGGCGCACCAGTGGCTTCGGGGGCGCAAGAAGGGGATGCTGGCGTCGTTCTCGGTCGGCACGATCGACCAAGTGCTCTTCGCCTCGCTCAAGAGCCGCCATCTTGCGTTACGCCACCTCGCCCTCGCGGGCAAGGTGGTGGTGATCGACGAAGTCCACGCGTACGACGCCTACATGAGCAGCTACCTGGAGCGCGTACTGGAGTGGCTGGCCGCCTACCGTGTCCCGGTCATCCTGCTGTCCGCGACCCTTCCCGCGCCGCGGCGGCGTGCACTCGCCCAGGCATACGCGGGGGAGGGCGTGGCGGTCGGCGGCGTTTCCGAGGACGCGTATCCGCTGCTCACGGCTGTTTCGCGGGACGGGGGCGTACGTGAGGTGCGGCCGGCCGCCGCCTCCGGCCGCCGAGCCGATATACAACTGCAGTCCATCGACGACGACTTGACGACCCTCGTGCTCCGCCTGGAGGCGGAGCTGGCCGATGGCGGCTGCGCCCTGGTCGTACGGAACACGGTCGACCGGGTCCTGAGCGCGGCGGAGCGTCTGCAGGACCGCTTCGGCAAGGACCGGGTCACAGTCCTGCACTCCCGCTTCCTGGCCGCCGACCGGGCAGCCAAGGACGCCGAGCTGCTGGCGGTGTTCGGTCCGAACGGGCGACGGCCCGAAGGAGCGCACATCGTGGTGGCGAGCCAGGTCGTGGAGCAGTCCCTGGACATTGACTTCGACCTGCTGGTCACCGATCTGGCCCCGGTGGACCTGATGCTGCAGCGGATGGGGCGTCTGCACCGTCATCCGCGGACCAGGCCGAGCCGGCTGCGTACGCCGCGCTGCCTCGTCACCGGCACGGACTGGTCGGGTGATCCGCCGGAGCCGATACGCGGGTCGACCGGAATCTACGGCGGCTCGTACCTGCTGCTCCGGGCGCTTGCCGTCCTTCGGCCGCACCTGGAAGGGCGGCCCCTGCGGATCCCGGAGGACATCAGCCCGCTCGTCCAGGCGGCTTACGGCGAGGGCCAAGTGGGTCCGGGGGAGTGGGCCGCGGCCCTGGGCGAGAGCCGTACGGCGTATCGGGAGCTGCTGGCAGGGAAGCGCGAGCGTGCGGAGGTTTTCCGGCTCGGCCCCGTGCGACGGGCGGGGCGTCCGGTGATCGGCTGGGTCGACGCGGGAGTCGGCGATGCGGACGACACCCGAGAGGGGCGCGCCCAGGTACGGGACAGCGAGGAGAGTGTCGAGGTGCTGGTGATCCAGCGCCGCCGGGACGGGACGTTGTCCACCGTGCCCTGGCTGGACAAGGGGCGGGGCGGACTGGATCTCCCCGAGCACGCCCCGCCGTCCCCGAAAGCGGCCGGGGCCGTGGCCGCCAGCGCGCTGACACTCCCGTGGCACTTCTCCAAGCCGTGGGTCATCGACCGCACCATCGCAGAGCTGGAGCGCTTCCAGATCGACGCGTGGCAGGTCAAGGAATGCCCCTGGCTGGCCGGGGAGTTGCTGCTCGTCCTCGACGAGGACTGTCAGACCCGCCTGTCAGGCTTCGACATCCGGTACAGCCGGTCCGACGGGCTCATGGTGACGCCTGTCGGAGCACCTCACACAAGGGTGGTGGACCGCGTGTCCTCCTTCGACCTGGTCTCCCGGCCGTGGCTTCCCGTACAGCGGCAGGACGGGACGACGGTGGAGCTGTCCCTGCGGGACGTCTTCGCCGAGGCGGGACGGCTGCGGCGTCTCGTCGGGGACGTGCCCACGCAGGAATTCGCACTGCTCCGGCTGCTTCTCGCGATCCTGCACGACGCCGTGGACGGCCCGCCGGAGATCGAGGACTGGGGTGAGCTCTGGGAGTCCGACGACGCGTTCGGCGCGGTCCCGGGCTACCTCGAACGCCACCGCGACCGGTTCGACCTGCTCCACCCCCGCCACCCCTTCTTCCAAGTAGCCGATCTGCACACGGAGAAGGACGAGGTCGGGCCGTTGAACCGGATCGTCGCCGACGTCCCGAACGGTGATCCGTTCTTCAGCATGCGGCAGCCCGGCCCGGAGAGGCTGACCTTCGCGGAGGCGGCCCGATGGCTGGTGCACGCCCACGCCTTCGACCTGTCGGGTATCAAATCGGGCGCGGTCGGCGATCCGCGGGTCAAGGGCGGCAAGGGCTATCCGCAGGGAGTCGGGTGGGCGGGCAACCTCGGTGGCGTCTTCGCCGAAGGCGCCACCCTGCGGGAGACTCTGCTGCTCAACCTCATCGCCGGGGACAACGACTTCCTCCAGGCGGAGAAGGACGACAGGCCCGCGTGGCGCCGGCCCCCGTCAGGACCCGAGCCGATCGGGGCCGACCCGGACGAGCCGCGCCCGTCGGGTCCGCGGGACCTCTACACCTGGCAGAGCCGGCGCGTACGGCTGCACGCCACCGACGACGGCGTCACCGGAGCCGTCCTCGCCTACGGCGACGCCCTCGCGCCCCACAACAAGCACGGCCGCGAAGCCATGACGGGCTGGCGCCGCAGCGCGCCGCAGGAGAAGAAGCTCGGGCTGCCGAAGGTGTTCATGCCCCGGCAGCACGACCCGGCGCGCGCCGCTTGGCGCGGGCTCGCGGCGCTCCTCGGCGACCAGGGCAGGCAGCGCGAGAGCCCGGAACAGCGGCAGGACACCGAGAGGTCGCTGCCACCGGGGATCGTCGAATGGATCTCCCGGCTCGCCGTCGAGGACTACCTGCCCCAGCAGAGCCTCATCCGTACGCGGATCGTCGGCGCGAAGTACGGCACACAGCAGTCCGTCATCGACGAGATCGTGGACGACGCGGTGCTGCTCCCGGTCGTCGTGCTGCACGAGGAACGACCTCTGTACGGGCGGGCGGCGGTCGACGCCGTGGCCGACGCCGACGCAGCGGTCACCGCGCTCGGACACCTCGCGGGCAACCTGGCCCGAGCCGTCGGCACCGAACCCGGCCCCGCGACGGACACGGCGCGGGACCTCGGTTTCGCCGCGCTGGACGGCCCGTACCGCCGCTGGCTGAGCGGGCTGGGCAGGAGTTCGGACCCGCTGCGGTCCCGTGGCGACTGGCAGGAGACCGTGTCCGAAACGGTCCGCGGCCTTGGCCGCCAACTGCTCGACAGCGCGGGTCCCGCTGCGGGTGAGGGGCGGCTGTCGGAGATGCCGGACGGCAGCACCCGCTGGGTGAACGACGCACAGGCGGACCTGTGGTTCCGCATGCGTCTCAACGTCGTGCTGCCGGAAGCGACGGCCAGGCGCGCGGCGACGAGCGGGTTCGCCGCGCAGACGCCAGACGACGAAGCAACGGAGCCACCGCAATGA
- the casB gene encoding type I-E CRISPR-associated protein Cse2/CasB — protein sequence MTANAAAARPSAPGRRERGPVAQAADHRIERLQYGYREDHPSAVSTLARLRRGAGRPAHDVPDLWGLTGTDELSDALGTLSEDERRRFDHDRAEEALHLAVTLWALHQQSHREADMHLPGRGLGRAVRILMIPVSGSAERAVDAGRGIEGSKARAEPELDEPLRRRFVRAGTSSSFDGLAQRLREIVLLLRRSAVALDYGLLADQLYRWQQPAQRAEVRREWGRDFHLAGLTRGTDARPD from the coding sequence ATGACAGCCAACGCTGCTGCCGCACGCCCGTCCGCACCCGGCCGGCGCGAGCGCGGCCCGGTCGCCCAAGCCGCCGACCACCGCATCGAACGCCTCCAGTACGGCTACCGCGAGGACCACCCCTCCGCCGTCTCGACGCTTGCCCGACTGCGACGGGGTGCCGGCCGCCCGGCGCACGACGTACCGGACCTGTGGGGTCTGACCGGGACCGATGAGTTGTCGGACGCGCTCGGGACGCTCTCCGAGGACGAGCGGCGACGGTTCGACCACGACCGGGCCGAGGAAGCGCTGCACCTTGCGGTGACGCTGTGGGCCCTGCACCAGCAGTCCCACCGCGAGGCCGACATGCATCTGCCGGGGCGTGGTCTGGGGAGAGCGGTGCGCATCCTGATGATCCCGGTGTCCGGCAGCGCGGAGCGAGCCGTCGACGCGGGGCGCGGCATCGAAGGCAGCAAGGCGCGGGCCGAACCGGAGCTCGACGAGCCCCTGCGCAGGCGGTTCGTGCGTGCGGGTACGTCGAGTTCGTTCGACGGGCTCGCACAACGTCTGCGCGAGATCGTGCTGTTGCTGCGGCGGTCAGCCGTCGCTCTGGACTACGGGCTGCTGGCCGATCAGCTCTACCGCTGGCAGCAGCCCGCTCAGCGTGCGGAAGTCCGGCGTGAATGGGGCCGCGATTTCCACCTCGCCGGTCTGACCCGCGGTACGGACGCGCGGCCGGACTGA
- the cas7e gene encoding type I-E CRISPR-associated protein Cas7/Cse4/CasC — MTQFDPATRTILDVHILQTVPPSNINRDDTGSPKTAVYGGVRRSRVSSQAWKRATRKKFEELLDPSELGVRTKKVAEALADRLAALDPSLDRATALELAAESLRNATGSKIEAPKRKIKDGEPDPAPESSYLMFLSAQQLDSLAELTVKGAEGKGDIKVLKEFFKAKENKVRARQLVDSGHSVDIALFGRMVADATDLNVEAATQVAHALSVHAVDNESDYYTAVDDRNTDAETGAGMIGVVDFNSSTLYRYAALDVNRLHANLGAGLREDEPSGAPTRRAVEAFLEGFITSLPTGKVNTFGNHTLPTAVIVKLRTKRPISFVAAFERAVPQGPEGGFVREACTRLARFVPDLEKAYGVADADSTWVVRVGEDAEPLTGLGQETDIAGLVSSVGAAVADRLGPGA, encoded by the coding sequence GTGACGCAATTCGACCCCGCCACCCGGACGATCCTCGACGTCCACATCCTCCAGACCGTGCCGCCGAGCAACATCAACCGGGATGACACCGGTTCGCCCAAGACCGCGGTCTACGGCGGCGTCCGCCGCTCCCGCGTCTCCAGCCAGGCCTGGAAGCGCGCGACCAGGAAGAAGTTCGAGGAACTGCTGGACCCCTCGGAACTGGGCGTCCGGACGAAGAAGGTCGCCGAGGCGCTGGCCGACCGCCTGGCCGCCCTCGACCCGTCGCTGGACCGGGCGACGGCTCTGGAACTCGCCGCCGAGTCCCTGCGCAATGCGACCGGCTCCAAGATCGAGGCGCCGAAGCGCAAGATCAAGGACGGTGAGCCGGATCCGGCGCCGGAGTCCTCCTACCTGATGTTCCTCAGCGCACAACAGCTCGATTCGCTGGCGGAGTTGACAGTGAAGGGCGCCGAGGGGAAGGGCGACATCAAGGTCCTCAAGGAGTTCTTCAAGGCAAAGGAGAACAAGGTCCGCGCCCGTCAACTGGTCGACAGCGGGCACTCGGTGGACATCGCCCTATTCGGCCGCATGGTCGCCGACGCCACCGACCTCAACGTCGAAGCGGCCACCCAGGTCGCGCATGCCCTCAGCGTGCACGCCGTCGACAACGAGTCGGACTACTACACCGCCGTCGACGACAGGAACACCGACGCAGAGACCGGGGCCGGCATGATCGGTGTCGTCGACTTCAACTCCTCCACCCTGTACCGGTACGCGGCACTCGACGTGAACCGCCTGCACGCCAACCTTGGCGCCGGACTGAGGGAGGACGAGCCGTCCGGCGCTCCGACCCGGCGCGCGGTCGAGGCCTTCCTCGAAGGCTTCATCACCTCCCTGCCCACCGGCAAGGTCAACACTTTCGGCAACCACACCCTGCCGACCGCCGTCATCGTCAAGCTCCGCACGAAGCGGCCCATCAGCTTCGTCGCCGCCTTCGAAAGGGCGGTGCCCCAGGGCCCGGAGGGCGGCTTCGTCCGGGAGGCGTGCACACGCCTGGCCCGCTTCGTACCGGACCTGGAGAAGGCGTACGGCGTCGCGGACGCCGACAGCACCTGGGTCGTACGGGTCGGCGAGGACGCCGAACCGCTGACCGGGCTCGGACAGGAAACGGACATCGCCGGACTCGTCTCGTCGGTGGGCGCGGCGGTGGCGGACCGGCTGGGGCCCGGGGCATGA
- the cas5e gene encoding type I-E CRISPR-associated protein Cas5/CasD, with protein sequence MSVLLLRLAGPLQAWGSAARFVRRTTENAPTKSGVLGLLAAAEGRPREADLSDLAALRYGVRVDQPGTRTRDFQTARHFVSGKSMPLSERFYLADAVFVAAVEGDRDDIHRLHAAVQEPVYLPYLGRRSCPPAAPLDLGVRDDVDLIGAMEQAPWQASPWYRARTRTQGELTLLVDSLPGETPELSLRDEPLSFDPRHRRYGLRGISSRPVTAPDPGPARQPYDHDPTSVLGTA encoded by the coding sequence ATGAGCGTGCTCCTGCTGCGACTGGCCGGCCCTCTCCAGGCCTGGGGATCGGCGGCCCGCTTCGTGCGCCGCACCACCGAGAACGCGCCCACCAAGAGCGGTGTTCTCGGCCTGCTCGCCGCCGCCGAAGGCCGTCCTCGTGAGGCGGACCTCTCCGACCTGGCCGCGCTGCGCTACGGCGTACGTGTCGACCAGCCCGGAACGCGCACAAGGGACTTCCAGACGGCGCGCCATTTCGTCAGCGGCAAGTCCATGCCGCTGTCCGAGCGCTTCTACCTGGCCGACGCCGTGTTCGTGGCGGCCGTCGAGGGCGACCGGGACGACATCCACCGCCTGCACGCTGCCGTTCAGGAACCGGTGTATCTGCCGTACCTGGGGCGCCGGTCGTGTCCCCCGGCGGCGCCCCTCGACCTGGGCGTACGTGACGACGTCGACCTAATCGGTGCGATGGAGCAGGCTCCGTGGCAGGCCTCCCCCTGGTACCGGGCCAGGACGCGTACGCAGGGTGAACTCACCCTGCTCGTCGACAGCCTGCCGGGCGAGACGCCGGAACTCAGCCTGCGCGACGAGCCGCTCAGCTTCGATCCGCGGCACCGGCGGTACGGACTTCGCGGTATCTCCTCGCGGCCGGTGACCGCCCCGGATCCGGGGCCGGCCCGACAGCCGTACGACCACGATCCGACCTCCGTCCTGGGAACCGCGTGA
- the cas6e gene encoding type I-E CRISPR-associated protein Cas6/Cse3/CasE gives MYLTRFRINTARREGRGLLGSPHRMHAAVNMSFPDLPAREGTGPRVLWRVDRNSAAEVLLFVVSPSRPDLTHLVEQAGWPAASETPGWQTYDYGSFLDRITAGSTWSFRLTANPVHSIRRKEGEPTKRTAHITARHQTAWLLDRQIDAGFTVAAKEPAARLLERGDEHQLVIRDKRDLQFAKASERRTVTLTAVTYDGRLTVTDPDVLRRTLTQGLGKAKAYGCGLMTLAPVR, from the coding sequence ATGTACCTGACCCGCTTCCGTATCAACACCGCCCGCCGCGAGGGGCGGGGACTGCTCGGCTCCCCGCACCGCATGCATGCCGCGGTGAACATGTCCTTCCCCGACCTGCCGGCACGTGAGGGAACGGGTCCGCGAGTGCTGTGGCGCGTCGACCGGAACTCCGCCGCCGAAGTGCTGCTGTTCGTCGTCAGCCCCTCACGCCCCGACCTCACACACCTCGTGGAGCAGGCGGGTTGGCCCGCCGCCTCCGAGACACCGGGCTGGCAGACGTACGACTACGGTTCGTTCCTGGACCGGATCACCGCGGGCAGCACGTGGTCCTTTCGCCTCACCGCCAACCCGGTGCACTCCATCCGCCGCAAGGAAGGGGAACCCACCAAGCGCACGGCGCACATCACGGCCCGGCACCAGACGGCGTGGCTGCTCGACCGGCAGATCGACGCGGGATTCACCGTTGCGGCGAAGGAACCGGCCGCGCGGCTTCTGGAGCGCGGCGACGAGCACCAGTTGGTCATCCGCGACAAGCGGGACCTGCAGTTCGCCAAGGCGTCCGAGCGCCGGACCGTCACGCTCACCGCCGTCACGTACGACGGTCGGCTCACCGTCACCGACCCCGATGTCCTGCGCCGCACCCTCACCCAGGGGCTCGGCAAGGCGAAGGCGTACGGCTGCGGTCTCATGACGCTCGCGCCGGTGCGGTGA